The following are encoded in a window of Anopheles gambiae chromosome X, idAnoGambNW_F1_1, whole genome shotgun sequence genomic DNA:
- the LOC3289606 gene encoding forkhead box protein F2: protein MLNVCADLVQFDQYSLQLYNYAMVERFRSNQFFNYGNFVADTRTLSRFFKPALPPNPVDAATAAAAAAAAAAAGSALLADASKLSSQAPKPQYSYIGLIAIAILSSPEKKLVLSDIYQHILDNYSYFRSRGPGWRNSIRHNLSLNDCFIKAGRSAHGKGHYWAVHPANVEDFLKGDFRRRKAQRKVRRHMGLTSDDDIYDNSSPRQFFPAINSPPPAAGQQGVHGGQPPSAGTVLPPHPVLTNPALYLGPGSTASATATSAAAAAAAAAAAAAAAAAAASSSTAAAAAAAVGSGGGGGGGGVGGAGQPPAGKLSLIGDGGPVEHHLHHQHQQAAALLHHHHQQQQQQQHLHQHHHQHQHHHHHHHHHHQTTAAAIIMRNTMESFSRKRQFDVESLLRPDDGADDREPYELRRPRLCSPASSSQSPSPLPAYTGQGGLVMGGPPLPPPKTSPAQTQPPHGAKTPQQ, encoded by the coding sequence ATGTTGAACGTGTGCGCGGACCTGGTGCAGTTCGACCAGTACAGCCTGCAGCTGTACAACTACGCGATGGTGGAGCGGTTCCGCTCGAACCAGTTCTTCAACTACGGCAACTTTGTCGCGGACACGCGCACCCTATCCCGCTTCTTCAAGCCCGCCCTGCCCCCGAACCCGGTCGAtgcggcgacggcggcggcggccgccgcggCAGCAGCCGCGGCCGGCAGCGCCCTGCTGGCCGACGCCAGCAAGCTCTCCTCCCAGGCGCCGAAGCCCCAGTACAGCTACATCGGGCTGATCGCGATCGCCATCCTCAGCTCGCCGGAGAAGAAGCTCGTGCTGTCCGACATCTACCAGCACATCCTGGACAACTACTCGTACTTCCGCAGCCGGGGCCCCGGCTGGCGCAACTCCATCCGCCACAATCTGTCGCTGAACGACTGCTTCATCAAGGCGGGCCGGAGCGCCCACGGCAAGGGCCACTACTGGGCGGTCCATCCGGCGAACGTGGAGGACTTCCTCAAGGGGGACTTCCGGCGCCGGAAGGCCCAGCGGAAGGTGCGCCGCCACATGGGCCTCACGTCCGACGACGACATCTACGACAACAGCAGCCCGCGCCAGTTCTTTCCCGCGATCAACTCACCGCCGCCGGCGGCAGGCCAGCAGGGCGTTCATGGGGGTCAGCCCCCGTCGGCCGGCACCGTGCTGCCGCCCCACCCGGTGCTGACCAATCCCGCGCTTTATCTCGGGCCGGGCTCGACCGCCTCGGCGACGGCAACGTCGGCGgcagccgccgctgctgcagctgcagcggctgctgcggcggccgcagccgccgccagcTCGAGCACGgccgcagcagccgccgcagccgTCGggagcggtggcggtggtggcggcggaggAGTCGGTGGAGCAGGCCAGCCTCCGGCCGGTAAACTCTCCCTCATCGGGGACGGCGGCCCGGTCGAGCACCATCTGcaccatcagcaccagcaAGCCGCCGCCCTCctgcatcaccatcaccagcagcagcagcagcagcagcatctccatcagcaccatcatcaacatcaacaccatcaccatcaccatcaccaccatcatcaaacAACGGCCGCGGCCATCATCATGCGCAACACGATGGAAAGCTTCTCCCGCAAGCGCCAGTTCGATGTGGAGTCGCTGCTCCGCCCGGACGACGGTGCGGACGACCGGGAACCGTACGAGCTGCGGCGGCCCCGGCTCTGTTCGCCCGCCAGCTCCAGCCAGAGCCCGTCGCCGCTGCCCGCGTACACCGGCCAGGGGGGGCTGGTGATGGGTgggccgccgctgccgccgccaaaGACGAGCCCGGCACAGACGCAGCCGCCGCACGGCGCCAAAACACCCCAGCAGTAA